A genomic region of Dreissena polymorpha isolate Duluth1 chromosome 4, UMN_Dpol_1.0, whole genome shotgun sequence contains the following coding sequences:
- the LOC127879972 gene encoding uncharacterized protein LOC127879972 — translation MMMSMQNRIIPLRHGSLHGIIKLPKRYEHCVEHMSNTGKRRSLIAPAPSDENGDRIQDLVQAILWVKQELILLRQHDILLKRQFSDIQDTIKDLHRSRRYRGHVTTSNSSLQSTESSEFALDNYSVRSASSVTALDQPDTDEDIHCELEFRPRTSSMKTTRDLAALARRRGSKELI, via the exons ATGATGATGTCAATGCAAAATCGAATCATACCATTACGTCACGGAAGTCTTCATGGAATCATTAAATTACCCAAGCGATACGAGCATTGTGTGGAGCATATGTCAAATACTGGCAAGCGAAGGTCGTTGATTGCGCCTGCACCGAGTGATGAAAATGGCGACCGCATACAAGATTTGGTGCAGGCGATATTGTGGGTGAAACAAGAGTTG ATACTGCTACGTCAACACGATATCCTATTGAAGCGCCAGTTCAGCGACATCCAAGACACGATCAAAGATCTACACAGATCGCGGCGCTACAGAGGTCACGTGACCACCTCAAATTCCAGTCTCCAATCCACGGAGAGTTCAGAGTTCGCGTTGGACAACTATTCCGTCCGATCAGCGTCCAGCGTTACGGCGCTTGACCAGCCGGACACAGACGAAGATATTCACTGCGAGCTTGAATTCAGACCGCGTACGTCTTCCATGAAAACAACGCGAGATCTCGCAGCGCTGGCTCGACGACGTGGCAGCAAAGAGTTGATATAA